In the Pseudomonas orientalis genome, one interval contains:
- the pncB gene encoding nicotinate phosphoribosyltransferase, which yields MESAYDDESPVIQGLLDTDYYTFTMMQAVLHQHPNVDVEYNFIVRSREKLGHLIPQLRTELEKLAGLQMREGELRFLFNPRFREYLTPDYERFLGLFRFNLRYIHLHEVDGQLNIRVIGPMLHCIMFEQPVLALVSELRNRDKYPDVTLEDVTRKLYQKFDWLEKNLSRDELADLRVSDFSTRRRLSFKAQREVVDIMRRDFPGQFLGTSNAHLAYEFDLPLIGTMAHQWLMVHQQLGRLRESQNAALENWVREYRGRLGMALTDCISTDFFLKDFDLYFAKLYDGLRQDSGDPIVWADKVLAKYKELGIDPMTKDLMFSDGLNFEKCLPILRHIRGKARFGFGMGTSLACDVDGVEPLSIVMKLVRVHGEPVVKFSDDPVKNVCEDPSFLQYAAQVFNVGNVEV from the coding sequence ATGGAAAGCGCCTATGACGACGAGTCCCCGGTCATCCAGGGCTTGCTCGACACCGATTACTACACCTTCACCATGATGCAGGCGGTGCTGCACCAGCATCCGAATGTGGATGTGGAATACAACTTCATCGTCCGTTCCAGGGAAAAACTCGGCCATCTGATCCCGCAGTTGCGAACCGAACTGGAAAAGCTTGCCGGCCTGCAAATGCGTGAAGGCGAGCTGCGCTTCCTGTTCAACCCGCGCTTTCGCGAATACCTCACGCCGGATTACGAGCGCTTCCTCGGGCTGTTTCGCTTCAACCTGCGCTATATCCACCTGCATGAAGTGGACGGGCAACTGAACATCCGCGTGATCGGCCCGATGCTGCACTGCATCATGTTCGAGCAACCGGTACTGGCGCTGGTCAGTGAATTGCGCAACCGCGACAAGTACCCCGACGTGACCCTCGAGGACGTCACCCGCAAGCTCTACCAGAAGTTCGACTGGCTGGAGAAGAACCTCAGCCGCGACGAGTTGGCCGACCTGCGCGTCTCCGATTTTTCCACGCGTCGGCGCCTGTCATTCAAGGCCCAGCGCGAAGTGGTCGACATCATGCGCCGCGACTTCCCCGGCCAGTTCCTCGGTACCAGCAACGCGCACCTGGCCTATGAATTCGATTTGCCGCTGATCGGCACCATGGCTCACCAATGGTTGATGGTGCACCAGCAACTGGGGCGCTTGCGCGAAAGCCAGAACGCCGCACTGGAAAACTGGGTGCGTGAATACCGTGGCCGTCTCGGTATGGCCCTGACCGACTGCATCAGCACCGATTTCTTCCTCAAGGATTTCGACCTGTACTTTGCCAAGCTTTACGACGGTCTGCGCCAAGACTCCGGCGACCCCATCGTGTGGGCCGACAAGGTACTGGCCAAATATAAGGAACTCGGTATCGACCCCATGACCAAAGACCTTATGTTCTCCGACGGTCTGAATTTCGAAAAATGCCTGCCGATCCTGCGGCACATCCGCGGCAAGGCCCGGTTCGGCTTCGGCATGGGCACCAGCCTTGCCTGCGATGTGGACGGCGTGGAGCCACTGAGCATCGTGATGAAGCTGGTGCGGGTACACGGCGAGCCCGTGGTGAAATTCTCCGATGACCCGGTGAAGAACGTCTGCGAAGACCCGTCGTTTTTGCAGTACGCGGCACAGGTATTCAACGTTGGTAACGTGGAGGTATGA
- the nadE gene encoding ammonia-dependent NAD(+) synthetase translates to MHTQERIARELNVDRSLVAGGEPREIQRRIDFIKTTLRASGCKALVLGISGGVDSLLAGRLCQLAVQQLRDEDYAARFIAMRLPYKTQGDEHDAQASLDFILPDHIDTLDIAASVDGLMASLAAAEASAAQLDFIKGNVKARARMIAQYAVANLHNGLVVGTDQAAEALMGFFTKFGDGACDLAPLSGLTKTQVRLLATALGAPANLAQKPPTADLEELAPGKLDEDAYGCSYDEIDAYLMGEPVSERVRVIVEEAYGKTAHKRALPIAPQ, encoded by the coding sequence ATGCACACTCAAGAACGCATCGCCCGTGAGCTGAACGTCGATCGCTCGCTGGTCGCAGGCGGCGAGCCCCGGGAAATTCAACGGCGCATCGATTTCATCAAGACGACGTTGCGCGCCTCCGGCTGCAAGGCGCTGGTGCTGGGTATCAGCGGCGGTGTCGACTCACTGCTTGCGGGCCGCCTGTGCCAGCTGGCGGTGCAGCAACTGCGCGACGAAGACTATGCCGCGCGTTTTATCGCCATGCGTCTGCCTTATAAAACCCAGGGCGACGAACACGATGCCCAGGCTTCGCTGGATTTTATCCTGCCGGACCATATCGACACCCTCGACATTGCCGCCAGTGTCGACGGGCTGATGGCCAGCCTGGCCGCCGCCGAAGCCAGTGCCGCGCAGCTCGACTTCATCAAGGGCAACGTCAAGGCCCGTGCGCGCATGATTGCGCAATATGCGGTCGCCAACCTGCATAACGGCCTGGTGGTCGGCACCGACCAGGCGGCCGAAGCGCTGATGGGGTTCTTCACTAAATTCGGCGACGGCGCCTGCGACCTGGCGCCGTTGTCCGGCCTGACCAAAACCCAGGTGCGCCTGCTCGCCACCGCACTCGGCGCCCCGGCGAACCTGGCGCAAAAACCGCCCACCGCGGATCTTGAAGAACTGGCGCCGGGGAAACTCGATGAAGATGCCTACGGTTGCTCCTACGACGAGATCGACGCGTACTTGATGGGCGAGCCGGTGAGCGAGCGGGTGAGGGTGATTGTCGAGGAGGCGTATGGCAAGACAGCGCACAAACGCGCGCTGCCGATTGCCCCGCAGTAA
- a CDS encoding MATE family efflux transporter: MQVTQQRPLWQIYLLFLAPMVLSNFLQSFSGTLNGIYVGQMLGTHALAAVSGMFPIVFFFIALVIGLGAGASVLIGQAWGARETGLVKAITGATLTLGALIGLLAALLGGLFARPALQALGTPVDVLDDAVGYAQVMMLIMPLLLVFILYTQLLRGVSDTVSPLLALMVSTLVGLVLTPALIRGWIGLPPMGIQSAAYAGLAGNALAMLFLILRLRHKNHVMAPDRAMLAALRLDRVILGKVLRIGLPTGLQMVVLSLSELVILALVNGHGSQATAAYGAVTQIVNYVQFPALSIAITASILGAQAIGAGRLERIGPILRTGLLINTGLTGGLIVLGYGLSHWLLGLFITDATARVNAEHLLHIMLWSILVFGFQAVIGGIMRASGVVLMPVAISIFCVLCVELPVAYLFNAHFGLEGVWMAFPVTYLAMLVLQTAYYRLVWRHKQIKRLV, encoded by the coding sequence ATGCAAGTTACTCAACAACGGCCGCTGTGGCAGATCTACCTGTTATTTCTGGCACCGATGGTGCTGTCCAATTTCCTGCAGAGCTTTTCCGGCACCCTCAACGGTATCTACGTCGGGCAGATGCTCGGCACCCACGCGCTGGCAGCGGTGTCGGGCATGTTTCCCATCGTGTTTTTTTTCATTGCTCTGGTGATTGGCCTGGGTGCTGGCGCCTCGGTGTTGATCGGCCAGGCCTGGGGCGCGCGGGAGACGGGGCTGGTCAAGGCGATCACTGGCGCCACGTTGACCCTTGGCGCACTGATTGGCTTGCTCGCAGCCTTACTGGGGGGGCTGTTTGCCCGCCCCGCGTTGCAGGCCTTGGGAACCCCTGTTGATGTGCTGGATGATGCGGTGGGCTACGCCCAGGTAATGATGCTGATCATGCCGCTGCTGCTGGTATTTATTCTCTATACCCAGCTGCTGCGAGGCGTCAGCGACACGGTTTCGCCGTTGCTGGCGCTGATGGTGTCGACGCTGGTGGGCTTGGTGCTGACGCCGGCGCTGATCCGCGGTTGGATCGGCCTGCCGCCCATGGGTATCCAGAGTGCGGCGTACGCGGGGCTGGCGGGTAATGCGTTGGCGATGCTGTTCCTGATTCTGCGCCTGCGCCACAAGAATCATGTGATGGCGCCGGATCGCGCCATGCTCGCCGCCTTGCGCCTGGACCGGGTGATACTCGGCAAGGTCCTGCGCATCGGCCTGCCCACCGGTCTGCAGATGGTGGTGTTGTCACTGTCGGAGCTGGTCATCCTGGCGCTGGTCAACGGCCATGGTTCCCAGGCAACGGCGGCGTACGGTGCGGTGACGCAGATCGTCAATTACGTGCAGTTTCCGGCGCTGTCGATTGCCATCACCGCCTCGATCCTGGGGGCGCAGGCGATTGGCGCCGGGCGCCTGGAACGCATCGGGCCGATCCTGCGCACCGGATTGCTGATCAACACCGGTCTCACCGGTGGCCTGATCGTGCTCGGCTACGGGTTGTCGCACTGGTTGCTGGGGCTGTTCATCACCGACGCCACCGCGCGCGTCAACGCCGAGCACCTGTTGCACATCATGCTGTGGAGCATCCTGGTGTTTGGCTTCCAGGCCGTGATTGGCGGGATCATGCGCGCCAGCGGCGTGGTGTTGATGCCGGTCGCCATTTCGATTTTCTGTGTGCTGTGCGTGGAATTGCCGGTGGCGTACCTGTTCAATGCGCACTTTGGCCTGGAAGGGGTGTGGATGGCGTTTCCGGTGACTTACCTGGCGATGCTGGTGTTGCAGACGGCCTATTACCGGTTGGTGTGGCGGCATAAGCAGATCAAGCGGCTGGTGTGA
- a CDS encoding MFS transporter, protein MANPYAALFQVPGARAFVLAGMLARMPISMTGIGLIIMLSQVHGGYGLAGSVAAVFALATAFCAPQVSRLVDRYGQGRVLPIAALIGGGALLMVLLCTRLQAPNWTLFLFAALAGCMPNMSAMVRARWTELYRGQPRLQTAFALESVLDEVCFIIGPPISVGLSVVLFAEAGPLVAALLLAVGVTTFVLQRETEPPVHPHHDHHGLWLIASPSVLILMTLLLAMGVIVGVVDVVSVAFAQHQGQPAAASIVLSVYAIGSCLAGLAFGTLKLKASLPRQFLFCGVATALTTLPLLWVTDIPGLAVAIFISGLFFAPTLIVSMALVEQVVPPSRLTEGMTWLITGLSIGVAIGAASSGWMIDHSGAASGFWVALAAGLVVLGSAVLGYRRLGSQPIAGQ, encoded by the coding sequence ATGGCAAATCCCTACGCCGCGTTGTTCCAGGTTCCCGGCGCTCGCGCTTTTGTCCTGGCGGGCATGCTGGCACGCATGCCGATCTCCATGACGGGTATCGGCCTGATCATCATGCTCTCGCAGGTGCATGGCGGCTACGGCTTGGCGGGTTCGGTGGCGGCGGTATTCGCGTTGGCCACGGCGTTTTGCGCACCGCAGGTGTCGCGTCTGGTGGACCGCTATGGCCAGGGCAGGGTGCTGCCCATCGCCGCCCTGATCGGTGGCGGCGCGTTATTGATGGTGCTGCTGTGCACGCGTTTGCAGGCGCCGAACTGGACGTTGTTCCTGTTCGCCGCCCTGGCTGGCTGCATGCCCAACATGTCCGCCATGGTGCGGGCGCGCTGGACCGAGTTGTACCGCGGCCAGCCCAGGCTGCAAACCGCGTTCGCGCTGGAGTCGGTGCTCGATGAGGTGTGCTTCATCATCGGCCCGCCCATTTCGGTCGGTCTGAGCGTGGTGCTGTTTGCCGAGGCCGGGCCTTTGGTGGCTGCACTGTTGCTGGCGGTGGGCGTGACTACTTTTGTGCTGCAACGCGAGACCGAACCGCCGGTGCATCCACACCACGACCACCATGGGCTCTGGCTGATCGCCTCGCCGTCGGTGCTGATCCTGATGACCCTGTTGCTGGCCATGGGTGTCATCGTCGGGGTGGTGGATGTGGTCAGCGTCGCCTTTGCCCAGCATCAGGGCCAACCGGCAGCGGCGAGTATCGTGCTGTCGGTGTACGCCATCGGTTCCTGCCTGGCCGGCCTGGCTTTCGGCACGCTCAAGCTCAAGGCTTCGTTGCCCCGACAGTTTCTGTTCTGCGGCGTGGCCACGGCATTGACCACGTTGCCGTTGCTGTGGGTGACCGATATTCCGGGCCTGGCCGTGGCGATCTTTATCTCCGGCCTGTTCTTCGCCCCAACCCTGATCGTGTCCATGGCGCTGGTGGAGCAGGTGGTCCCGCCGAGCCGCCTCACCGAAGGCATGACCTGGCTGATCACCGGTCTGAGCATCGGTGTGGCCATCGGCGCCGCAAGCTCTGGCTGGATGATCGACCACTCCGGCGCCGCCAGCGGGTTCTGGGTGGCGCTGGCGGCGGGGTTGGTGGTGTTGGGTTCGGCCGTGCTGGGGTATCGGCGGTTGGGCAGTCAGCCAATCGCAGGGCAATGA
- a CDS encoding type II toxin-antitoxin system HicB family antitoxin — MNNQLKHKGYIGSIEASLEDNCLFGKILFIKALVSYEGKTVAELDAAFKEAVDDYLATCQALGQTPEKPCKGSFNVRVGHDLHLAAALAATRKKVTLNDLTRQALNEFLQHHCPAIG, encoded by the coding sequence GTGAACAACCAGCTCAAACACAAAGGCTACATCGGCTCCATCGAAGCCAGCCTCGAAGACAACTGCCTGTTCGGCAAAATCCTGTTCATCAAGGCGTTGGTGAGCTACGAAGGCAAAACCGTCGCCGAGTTGGACGCGGCTTTCAAGGAGGCGGTGGACGATTACCTGGCAACCTGCCAAGCCCTCGGGCAAACGCCGGAAAAGCCTTGCAAGGGCTCCTTCAACGTACGCGTGGGCCATGATCTGCATTTGGCGGCAGCGCTGGCGGCGACCCGTAAGAAGGTGACGTTGAACGACCTGACCCGCCAGGCGCTGAATGAGTTTTTACAACATCATTGCCCTGCGATTGGCTGA
- a CDS encoding type II toxin-antitoxin system HicA family toxin, with product MSKNEKLLAKLLNEHMAFTWSELVTLLRRLGYTQIEGAGSRVKFDIGDPSALITLHKPHPGNELKHYIRRQIIEQLKSGELIQ from the coding sequence GTGTCCAAAAATGAAAAGCTGCTCGCCAAACTGCTCAATGAGCACATGGCATTCACCTGGTCCGAGCTCGTAACGTTGTTGCGCCGACTGGGCTACACACAGATTGAAGGGGCTGGAAGCCGGGTCAAATTCGATATCGGCGACCCCAGTGCACTGATTACCCTGCACAAGCCTCACCCCGGCAACGAACTGAAACACTACATTCGGCGCCAAATCATCGAACAATTGAAATCAGGAGAACTGATTCAGTGA